In Bacillus sp. KH172YL63, one genomic interval encodes:
- a CDS encoding ABC transporter ATP-binding protein, with amino-acid sequence MIKRFFSYYRPHRRLFYLDFACAVLVGLLELGFPIAVSWFIDSLLPEGNWATILSVSAGLLVLYLLSSSMQFVVNYWGHKLGINIETDMRRELFHHVQRQSFRFFDNTKTGHIMSRVTNDLMDIGELAHHGPEDLFIAVMTFVGAFWIMLSINVELALVAIIIVPFLIWLISYSNIKMNAAWTKMYGNIADVNSRVEDSVSGARVVQSFTNESYEMERFNENNQFFRTTKLKAYNVMSVNLSGIYITTRLMTLVILVYGAWLSFSGALSYGELVAFILYINVLFKPIDKISALLELYPKGMAGFKRFTELMDMEPDIKNRPDAIDIPTFKGDISFNNVTFGYEPDRPILTDMSFTIQSGQTVAFVGPSGAGKTTICSLIPRFYDIERGAITIDGIDIRDMTKESLRSHIGIVQQDVFLFTGTLRENIAYGNLHATQEEIEEATRRAHLTDLLSSLPDGYDTQIGERGLKLSGGQKQRLSIARMFLKNPRILILDEATSALDTETEAIIQEALNELAKDRTTLVIAHRLATIRKADRILVVTENGIAEDGTHEELLANEDGIFTRLHAHQHATIL; translated from the coding sequence ATGATCAAACGTTTTTTCAGCTATTACCGTCCCCACCGGCGGCTTTTTTACCTTGATTTTGCCTGTGCCGTGCTGGTCGGATTGTTGGAGCTCGGCTTTCCGATCGCCGTTTCCTGGTTCATTGATTCATTGCTGCCAGAAGGGAATTGGGCGACGATCCTGTCGGTTTCAGCGGGACTGCTCGTGCTGTACTTACTGAGCTCGAGTATGCAGTTCGTTGTGAACTATTGGGGGCATAAGCTCGGGATCAATATCGAGACCGATATGAGGCGGGAGCTGTTCCATCATGTGCAAAGGCAATCGTTCCGCTTCTTTGATAACACGAAAACCGGACATATCATGAGCCGGGTGACAAATGACTTGATGGATATCGGGGAGCTTGCCCACCATGGTCCGGAAGATCTGTTCATTGCCGTCATGACCTTTGTCGGGGCATTTTGGATCATGCTCAGCATCAATGTGGAGCTTGCACTGGTTGCGATCATCATTGTCCCGTTCCTGATCTGGCTTATTTCATACTCGAATATTAAGATGAACGCAGCCTGGACGAAGATGTACGGAAATATCGCCGACGTCAACAGCCGGGTCGAGGACAGCGTGTCAGGTGCCCGTGTCGTTCAATCATTCACAAATGAGTCGTATGAAATGGAGCGCTTCAACGAAAACAATCAGTTCTTCCGCACAACCAAACTGAAAGCCTATAATGTGATGAGCGTGAACCTGTCAGGCATTTATATCACCACACGCCTGATGACGCTGGTCATCCTCGTGTACGGGGCATGGCTGAGTTTCTCAGGTGCGTTGTCCTACGGGGAGCTTGTGGCATTCATCCTGTATATCAATGTCCTGTTCAAGCCGATTGATAAAATCTCTGCCCTTCTTGAGCTTTATCCGAAGGGGATGGCAGGCTTCAAACGTTTCACTGAGCTCATGGATATGGAGCCTGATATCAAAAACCGGCCAGATGCCATCGATATCCCGACATTCAAGGGGGATATTTCTTTTAACAATGTGACGTTCGGCTATGAGCCGGACCGGCCGATCCTTACCGATATGTCCTTTACGATTCAATCAGGGCAGACCGTCGCTTTTGTCGGACCTTCCGGCGCTGGGAAGACGACGATCTGTTCATTGATTCCCCGCTTCTACGACATCGAACGGGGCGCCATCACCATCGACGGGATCGATATCCGGGACATGACGAAGGAGTCCCTGCGCTCACACATCGGAATCGTTCAGCAGGATGTGTTCCTCTTCACCGGCACGCTCCGTGAAAATATTGCGTACGGGAATCTTCATGCCACACAGGAAGAAATAGAGGAAGCGACAAGGCGTGCACACCTGACCGATCTTCTTTCATCCCTTCCGGACGGATACGATACCCAAATCGGGGAAAGGGGACTGAAGCTGTCTGGCGGTCAAAAGCAGCGCTTGTCGATCGCCCGGATGTTCCTGAAGAATCCCCGGATTCTGATTCTTGATGAAGCCACTTCCGCCCTCGATACAGAAACGGAAGCAATCATCCAGGAAGCGTTGAATGAACTGGCGAAGGACAGGACCACCCTTGTGATCGCCCACAGGCTGGCGACGATCCGAAAAGCCGACCGGATCCTCGTCGTCACGGAAAACGGGATTGCAGAAGATGGGACCCATGAAGAATTATTGGCAAATGAAGACGGCATCTTTACAAGGCTTCATGCCCATCAGCATGCCACCATCCTCTAA
- a CDS encoding adenylosuccinate synthase → MSSVVVVGTQWGDEGKGKITDFLSEHAEVIARYQGGNNAGHTIKFDGETYKLHLIPSGIFYNEKTSVIGNGMVVDPKALVKELKYLHDRDVKTDNLRISNRAHVILPYHLKLDEIDEERKGANKIGTTKKGIGPAYMDKAARVGIRIADLLDRQSFEEKLARNLEEKNRLFEKFYETEGFNIEDILEEYYEYGQQIKHYVVDTSVVLNDAIDNGRRVLFEGAQGVMLDIDQGTYPFVTSSNPVAGGVTIGSGVGPTKINHVVGVSKAYTTRVGDGPFPTELTNEIGDQIREVGREYGTTTGRARRVGWFDSVVVRHARRVSGLTDLSLNSIDVLTGIETLKICVAYKYKGEVIEEFPANLNILADCEPVYEELPGWNEDITGCKTLTDLPENARHYLERVSQLTGIPLSIFSVGPDRSQTNVVRSVWSPN, encoded by the coding sequence ATGTCTTCAGTAGTAGTAGTAGGTACACAATGGGGAGACGAAGGAAAAGGAAAGATCACTGACTTCCTTTCTGAACATGCAGAAGTGATCGCACGTTACCAAGGTGGGAACAATGCGGGTCATACAATTAAGTTTGACGGTGAAACATATAAATTACATTTAATTCCATCAGGTATTTTCTATAATGAAAAAACATCCGTCATCGGTAATGGGATGGTTGTTGATCCAAAAGCGCTTGTGAAAGAGTTGAAATATCTTCACGACCGCGATGTGAAAACAGACAATCTACGAATCAGCAACCGTGCACACGTGATTCTTCCATACCACTTGAAACTGGATGAAATCGATGAAGAGCGTAAAGGTGCCAACAAGATCGGTACAACGAAAAAAGGAATCGGTCCTGCTTATATGGATAAAGCCGCTCGTGTCGGAATCCGTATCGCAGATCTTCTTGATCGCCAGTCGTTCGAAGAGAAGCTTGCACGCAATCTGGAAGAAAAGAACCGCCTTTTTGAAAAGTTCTATGAAACAGAAGGCTTCAACATTGAAGACATCCTTGAGGAATACTATGAGTACGGTCAGCAGATCAAGCATTACGTTGTCGACACATCCGTTGTCTTAAACGATGCGATCGATAACGGCCGCCGCGTATTATTCGAAGGGGCGCAAGGGGTTATGCTTGATATCGACCAAGGTACATACCCGTTCGTTACATCTTCAAACCCGGTAGCAGGAGGCGTGACAATCGGTTCCGGTGTCGGCCCAACCAAGATCAACCACGTAGTCGGCGTTTCCAAAGCTTACACAACGCGTGTAGGGGACGGACCTTTCCCTACTGAATTGACGAATGAAATCGGTGATCAGATCCGTGAAGTAGGCCGTGAGTACGGAACAACAACAGGACGTGCCCGCCGTGTCGGCTGGTTTGACAGCGTTGTTGTACGCCATGCCCGCCGTGTGAGTGGATTAACAGATCTTTCATTGAACTCGATCGACGTATTAACAGGTATCGAAACGCTGAAAATCTGTGTTGCTTACAAGTACAAAGGTGAAGTCATTGAAGAATTCCCGGCGAACCTGAACATCCTTGCTGACTGTGAGCCTGTGTATGAAGAGCTTCCAGGCTGGAACGAAGATATCACTGGATGCAAGACGCTGACGGATCTTCCTGAAAATGCACGCCACTACTTGGAGCGTGTATCTCAATTGACAGGAATCCCGCTTTCCATCTTCTCGGTCGGTCCTGACCGCTCGCAAACAAATGTCGTGCGCAGCGTATGGAGCCCGAACTAA